The Verrucomicrobiota bacterium region TCAACTCAATACTAACAAACAGCGAAAGTCACGTCGTTCTATCTTCGAAACAATTAAGGCAAATATCCAGTATGTAAAGAAGCCTTACTTAATCGTGTAAGGTCCAAGGGCCGGGGCGATTTCATACCAGTTCTTCGGACGTTCAGCGAGTCGTTGGTCATAGGCTCGGATCATTTCACTTTCCCAATGAGCAGGAATTTCAACGGGTTCTTCAATGCGGCCTTTGTCGTCAATTTCATCCTGCCAGGTATCGAGTTTTTCACGAAAGCGCTTGGCTATTTTCGCGTGATCGGGTGAGTCGATCAGGTTGTTTATTTCATAAGGGTCCTGCAGGAGATTATACAGCTCCTCCCGGGGACGGCTTGGTGCCATCAGAACAGCGGGCGGGCCTGTCAGTTTACCTTGAGCATGCAGATCACGCATCAATCCGATAATCGGATAGGAGGCCTCTTTGTAGCGGTTGATCTCAAGGAAAGGTTTCTCAGGATATTTGTTTCGAATGTAACGATACCGCTTGCCTCGAACGGTGCGAATCATGAGCACGGTTTCATCGCCGCGATCACGACCCGCGTAGACATAGGAGTGCTCTTTTTCGGCCTGATCGCCGAGAAAAACTTGCCCCTGCATTTTAGTGGGTTTCTTCAGACCCGCCAGAGCGAGTGTCGTCGCAGAAAGATCAATCGATTGAACGAGCTGATCGTTCACAGATCCTCGCTCATACTTGGCTGGAACAGGTAGGTCGGAATTGTTTTCAGGCCAATAAATAATGAGCGGAATACTGAGACCGGAATCATAGACCCATTGCTTGGAACGCGGCATGGCCCGGCCGTGGTCACCCATGAATACCACGATGGTATTTTTTTCCAGGCCGTCACGAACGAGTAGTTCACGAATAAAGGCCACCTTTCGATCAACCGCCATGACGGTATTCAAATACTGGGCCCAAACGCCGCGCGTTACAGGATGATCGGGATAGTATGGAGGAATCTTCACTTTCGCAGGATCAGCCAAATCACTTTTGGGGATTTCGTTATGCGCATCATTCCAGGCCCCACCACGGTGAGTCTCAGAAAAGTTGATCTGCGCATAAAACGGCTGATTGTCCTTTAGATCGTCCCAGTTTTCCAAATCAAAAGGTTGAAGCTTCGGGTCGACCGGACTTTCGTAGGTGAAATTCCAATCGGTCTTTCCGGTTCCTTTGAAGAACTTAGCCAGCTCATTATCTTTCGTCAGCTCCTTGATGTTCGCGGTGGTGTAACCTTCTGGACGCAACCAGTCCGTCAACACGCGAACACCATCCGGCAGTGGAAAATTACCATCGCGATTCGACCGATGGTTGTGCGCACCAATCGACATCGCATACATCCCAGTCATGAAAGAAGACCTGCTCGTCGAACAAACGCCCGTGACCGTAAATGCGTTGGTATAACGAACTCCACTCGCAGCCAGGGTATCGAGGGCCGGCGTGTTTACTTCAGGGGTACCGTAACAGGCAAGCTCCGGTCCCATGTCCTCAGCAATAATCCAGAGGATATTTGGCTTGGCCGCCTGAACTGAGGCAGAAAAAGAAACAAAAGTGAAGGCTGCGAAAACGGAACAATTTTTGATGAGTCTGTAATTGAGCATGTTTTTATGCTGGAGCGCTTGGAGGCGAGGGCAAGCGGGAAGATAGAGAATGGATGTACTACCGAGTATAGGTCCGACCGTCGTTTCCCAATCGCGCGATCAGTGACTTTACGATCTCAGGACTGTCAGCGGCGATATTATGTTGTTCACCTGCGTCGGTCTGATGATCGTAGAGTTCGAGCTGCACGATTTCGCCTGATTCGATCCCGGTGGTCCAACGGGTAAATCGAAAACGATCGGTCCTGATTGTCTTGGCCCAGGGACCTGACTCATAAGGGTTGTTTTCATAATGCCACGGACGATGATAACTAAAAGCTTCTTCAGGACCTGTGGCGTCCGGATCGTCCAATAAATTAAAAAAACTGTTCCCTTCCAGCCTTTCCGTCGCTGGCAAACCGCACAGCCAGGCCAGAGTCGGATAAATATCGACAGTCTCGATCAGTGCATCCGTTAGGACTCCGGGTTCTTGCATACCCGGCACTCGCACGATGAGAGGAGAACGCAGGGCGTAATCAAAGGCGGTGTGTTTTCCCCAAGAACTTAATTCGCCCAGATGCCAACCATGATCGCCCCAGAGCACCACGATTGTGTTTTCGCTGAGATTCAAACGATCGAGTTCATCCAGCACCTTACCAACCTGTGCATCGACATAGCTTACCGCAGCACAGTAGGCGTGGCGGAGGATTCGAACATACTCGGGATCTTCCAGACCGCCTTTAGGAACATCGTATTGCCCGAGCAATTCGAAGGAGGAATTAAGAGACATTCCCGTAACAATATGGCTAGGGGGACTCACATAGGGAACAGCCGGTATCCCGTCTGGATCGTAGAGGTCCCAGTATTTCGTCGGAGCGTTAAATGGCAGATGCGGTTTCATAAACCCCACGGCCAATAGAAAGGGTTCATTCTTGATCTCGTTGAGCACTTGAACAGCGTGTTCGGCGATCCAACCATCGGGATAGGCTTTGTCATCGAGGGGTACAGACTCAAATGCATAGCCCTTATTTCTCGGTTGCGATTCAGATGCCGGACGGTCGATCTGGGCATACGCATTGACGAAATTGTGTCGGTCTCCCCAACGCCGCTCCAGCTTCCTGACACTACTCCAACTACGCGGCAAATCATCCAAGCTGCTAACATTGCTGTGACTTATTTTGCCTATGGAGATCGTACGATAACCGTTCTGCTTAAATAAGTGAGGAAACGACTCCGTTTTTCGGGCAGCCAAGTCCTCTTTGTTGGTCTTGAAAGGCCCGTTCCCATAATCCCCTTCCTCTTTCGGACGAAGTCCGGTCAAAAGCGCATGTCGGGAAGCGCCGCAAGTTGCCACCTGAACATAGTGCCGACTGAACACCCGTGAAGTTGACGCCAGACGATCCATGTTCGGCGTCTTCATCCAGGTTTCACCGTAATAGCCCAATTGCGGACGAAGATCGTCGACGGCAATAAAGAGTATATTCGGTTGAACAGCCTGAGAGTTGGCGAGATTACTCAATTGAAAACAAGTGATGAGAAAGGCCAACCGTAGCCACTTGGTATATGGGGTATGCATAAGCTACGGATAAATTGAAGAATCCAGGGTCGCGAGGCGAGGAATTATAGCGGATCTATTTATTTAAACGATGCTCCTTTAGGGGGGTCCGATACAAGAGCAGGACTATTGTTGCCAGGGCGAACATCACCTGCAACAAGATCACGAAAAAGTGGATCGCCATAGAGAGGATTATCGCCAGACATCGAAAGATCGGCGTCACCTAATCGGTGAAACAGGTTTCCATCGATGGTGTTGTTCGGCGCATGATCAGCCAAGAGCAAATCTCCCGTCGAACCCACGATAATGTTGTTGAGAATTCGATTAGCTTCGGGAGCTACGTTTTGCACCCCCTTCTCCTTCCAATCTTTGCCTCGACTATCACCAATGAGAATCCCCGCTTTACCCGCGTTGACGATGGTGTTATTCATGATCAAACAATTGCCGGCGGCCTGGTAATGGCCGGCTTGTTCTTTAGTCATTCCAAAAAACAAGCGTATCCCGGTTCCACTGCTGTTGATGATTACATTGTCTCTTACGATATGACCAGTACCGCATAGTCGGATACCGCCGGAACAACTATCAAATCGATTGGCCTCAATCAGGCAATTTTGCCCTCCCCGCATAACCAACTCGCCTTTACATTCAATGAACACATTTCGCCTATAGATATTTCCCGCGCATTTGTTACTGATAATCTCGGCCTCTCCGTCACAACGAAGAAAGGTGTTATCCTCAATAATAGTGTTGACCATGACATGTCCGAAGGTGGGTTGATTCGTGCCAATCTTGATCGTCTCGCGTCCATTTTGGTTGGCCGGAGGAATGTCCTGAAAATGATTATTTCGGATAATATTTCCAGTTGGAACACCTCGTTTGTATATCTCCTCATTGATGTGCAAATTCACAGAGCGAGCGGCGATATTGATAAATCTGCAATCGACCAGACTGTTATATCGTGCGCCAGCTTTGATGCCTATCACTGCCTGTTCTCCTCCCGAATGTTGGAACGTAGTTTCCTCTATTCGACAATGATCAGAACCTTCAAATTCCAACAAGTTCTTATCCAGTCTGCATCCATCAAATAGAAATCCGCTAATCGTGACATAGCTGCCAGTTATGCTGAAATGATTGAAACCAGAAAAAGTCACACCCATTGCACTTTCCGGACGAATCGTCACCGGCTTTTCAAGCGTTCCTTGAGCGCCCAACTCAACGACCCAACCATTATACCGCCCGTTGGCAACTATGATGATATCTCCGGCTTGGACCAACTGTAACGCGTCGGAAAATGATTTGGCTGAGTTTATGGGACCATGAGTAGCACTCTGAAGTTCAACAAACAAAAGAACCGCGCAAAACGTATAAATTAAGAAGAAAGGTGGACGAGGGTTCATTTAGATCATTCAGGTTAAAAACTCCAAGGAATACAAATAGTAAGTAAATTGGTACCGGCAACATCAACGAATAGAATTCCAAGAGATATCCCACCATCAGCACGCCAAAAAACTTCAAGGGACGGCAGAAAGATTAGCCCAACTCAGGACCCATTATCGCGAACAGAGAATCACCCTTTTTGCTCGGTAGATTTTTATTTAAATACATTCTGGATAAAGACCGTTGATGTGAAAACCCCCATTCAGAAAGCCAGGCCAGCCAATCCGCCTTTGCCTCGGGAACGTCCATGACTACAGGTTTCCCACTCAAATCCTTTGATACCTGTCCAAGCAACGCTTTGGCACTGTCCATCGAAGCAGCGACAAGAGGACCGATGTGGTTAAACCGAGTTCCAACTCTTCCTAACAAAAACCCGGAAACCCTCCCGTCCTGCACTGACATCCAACTCTGGCCCGGTAGATTTTTCAACACTCGT contains the following coding sequences:
- a CDS encoding sulfatase, encoding MLNYRLIKNCSVFAAFTFVSFSASVQAAKPNILWIIAEDMGPELACYGTPEVNTPALDTLAASGVRYTNAFTVTGVCSTSRSSFMTGMYAMSIGAHNHRSNRDGNFPLPDGVRVLTDWLRPEGYTTANIKELTKDNELAKFFKGTGKTDWNFTYESPVDPKLQPFDLENWDDLKDNQPFYAQINFSETHRGGAWNDAHNEIPKSDLADPAKVKIPPYYPDHPVTRGVWAQYLNTVMAVDRKVAFIRELLVRDGLEKNTIVVFMGDHGRAMPRSKQWVYDSGLSIPLIIYWPENNSDLPVPAKYERGSVNDQLVQSIDLSATTLALAGLKKPTKMQGQVFLGDQAEKEHSYVYAGRDRGDETVLMIRTVRGKRYRYIRNKYPEKPFLEINRYKEASYPIIGLMRDLHAQGKLTGPPAVLMAPSRPREELYNLLQDPYEINNLIDSPDHAKIAKRFREKLDTWQDEIDDKGRIEEPVEIPAHWESEMIRAYDQRLAERPKNWYEIAPALGPYTIK
- a CDS encoding sulfatase, with the protein product MHTPYTKWLRLAFLITCFQLSNLANSQAVQPNILFIAVDDLRPQLGYYGETWMKTPNMDRLASTSRVFSRHYVQVATCGASRHALLTGLRPKEEGDYGNGPFKTNKEDLAARKTESFPHLFKQNGYRTISIGKISHSNVSSLDDLPRSWSSVRKLERRWGDRHNFVNAYAQIDRPASESQPRNKGYAFESVPLDDKAYPDGWIAEHAVQVLNEIKNEPFLLAVGFMKPHLPFNAPTKYWDLYDPDGIPAVPYVSPPSHIVTGMSLNSSFELLGQYDVPKGGLEDPEYVRILRHAYCAAVSYVDAQVGKVLDELDRLNLSENTIVVLWGDHGWHLGELSSWGKHTAFDYALRSPLIVRVPGMQEPGVLTDALIETVDIYPTLAWLCGLPATERLEGNSFFNLLDDPDATGPEEAFSYHRPWHYENNPYESGPWAKTIRTDRFRFTRWTTGIESGEIVQLELYDHQTDAGEQHNIAADSPEIVKSLIARLGNDGRTYTR
- a CDS encoding right-handed parallel beta-helix repeat-containing protein; protein product: MNPRPPFFLIYTFCAVLLFVELQSATHGPINSAKSFSDALQLVQAGDIIIVANGRYNGWVVELGAQGTLEKPVTIRPESAMGVTFSGFNHFSITGSYVTISGFLFDGCRLDKNLLEFEGSDHCRIEETTFQHSGGEQAVIGIKAGARYNSLVDCRFINIAARSVNLHINEEIYKRGVPTGNIIRNNHFQDIPPANQNGRETIKIGTNQPTFGHVMVNTIIEDNTFLRCDGEAEIISNKCAGNIYRRNVFIECKGELVMRGGQNCLIEANRFDSCSGGIRLCGTGHIVRDNVIINSSGTGIRLFFGMTKEQAGHYQAAGNCLIMNNTIVNAGKAGILIGDSRGKDWKEKGVQNVAPEANRILNNIIVGSTGDLLLADHAPNNTIDGNLFHRLGDADLSMSGDNPLYGDPLFRDLVAGDVRPGNNSPALVSDPPKGASFK